In Jeotgalibaca arthritidis, a single genomic region encodes these proteins:
- a CDS encoding helicase C-terminal domain-containing protein produces the protein MSYKNEIYAVVDLETTGSSYRKGHKIFQIGISLIQDKQLIQDYNVVVNPGQTIPPLIRELTGFSNKDVRDAPYFEDVADYLYNLLDGCIIVAHNIGFDYVFLNESFVDAGLPPLTQKGIDTVELTKILYPTCHSYRLSDLSKQFDIDHTNIHDAAGDARATAELFLLLMKKAVELPLVTLEKLAQLAGHTQKDTSLFFDSCLTMALEIKAELSDDVIVVEGIALKKKTAFNEQTAHRVKETLAIEGFLDPGFLNKLNYRYRPPQAKMMTMIDSFFKDDEAILAIEAPAGMGKTYAYLIPSLLAANPDQKVVISSSTLLLQEQLQATLERLLAHLPFQANVASLKSKTHFIHLERFAKTALDNLSTIDGLVAMSLFVWLTETNTGDLSELSNSHQTSALLEAVSYQYNDEPIDGKWHEVDFLYHYHQEAEKASILVTNHAFLTHHFDMIKELSKIKKPYLLVDEAHRLPDIYQENKSVSLPITMSKRKIEKFSTDVRTYREHLESRATQSFPHYELINVEFALGQLAMSLESLEDYLSEQTKNDMIDRKINLDSAVIADVFFKRTLKKINHHIDEVVLTAKRYLDSTVSYEESEFNKRVQNLIIKVEKLSYHLLSFADISEFDYVSLELDMQAVHLFYSLKKANWNSGHQLQEQIQETFLKTAYISATLMTEEAKGYSARKLGIEKLADYTYSFKNEIQKNMTILVPSDIPNLHETDYQKWTKSIARFIVETATESPHKMLMLFNANQALEDVFNHVRSNAAYRDNEIEVLAQGFSGSRKRIFRRFSESSQAVLLGSGMYWEGIDFPDQSIDVLVITRLPFESPASPENIAISGYLESVSKNSFKQDLLPKMLSKFMQGIGRINRKDSDEGLVICLDNRILASSYAYKIKKLLPSGSELITMPLEYVEAKIKEFTKKERD, from the coding sequence ATGAGCTATAAGAATGAAATTTATGCTGTTGTTGATTTGGAGACGACAGGTTCGAGTTATCGAAAAGGACATAAAATATTCCAAATAGGTATTAGCTTGATTCAAGACAAGCAATTGATTCAAGACTATAACGTGGTGGTCAATCCAGGTCAAACGATTCCACCACTCATCAGAGAATTAACTGGATTTAGTAATAAAGATGTTAGAGATGCCCCTTATTTTGAAGATGTGGCTGACTATCTTTATAATCTATTAGACGGCTGCATCATTGTAGCCCATAACATTGGTTTTGATTATGTGTTTTTAAATGAATCATTTGTGGATGCGGGATTGCCACCACTTACTCAAAAAGGGATTGATACCGTTGAATTGACAAAGATATTATATCCGACTTGTCATAGCTATCGCTTATCGGACTTATCTAAGCAATTTGATATTGACCATACAAATATTCATGATGCAGCAGGAGATGCGCGAGCAACCGCTGAGTTATTCTTATTACTCATGAAAAAAGCAGTAGAATTACCATTAGTGACACTAGAAAAGCTCGCACAACTAGCTGGGCACACTCAGAAAGATACCTCTTTATTTTTTGATAGTTGTTTAACAATGGCATTAGAAATAAAAGCAGAACTATCTGATGATGTTATTGTTGTGGAAGGAATTGCTCTTAAAAAGAAAACCGCTTTTAATGAACAAACTGCTCATCGAGTGAAAGAAACGCTCGCTATTGAAGGCTTTCTTGATCCTGGCTTTTTAAATAAACTTAATTACCGCTACCGACCGCCTCAAGCCAAAATGATGACGATGATTGACTCATTCTTCAAGGATGATGAAGCAATTCTAGCCATTGAGGCACCAGCCGGAATGGGGAAGACTTATGCTTATTTGATTCCTTCATTGCTGGCAGCTAATCCTGATCAAAAAGTGGTCATCAGTAGTTCAACCTTATTGTTGCAAGAGCAATTACAGGCCACTCTAGAACGTTTATTGGCTCATTTACCTTTTCAAGCAAATGTCGCTTCATTAAAGAGCAAGACCCATTTTATTCATTTGGAACGATTCGCTAAAACGGCCTTAGATAATCTCTCAACTATTGATGGACTTGTCGCTATGAGTCTATTTGTCTGGTTAACAGAAACAAATACGGGTGATTTGTCAGAATTAAGTAACAGCCACCAAACATCTGCTTTACTTGAAGCCGTTTCGTATCAGTATAATGATGAACCTATTGATGGCAAGTGGCATGAGGTTGATTTTTTATATCACTATCATCAAGAGGCTGAAAAAGCTAGTATATTAGTGACGAACCATGCTTTTTTAACGCATCATTTTGATATGATTAAGGAATTATCAAAAATAAAAAAACCATATTTGTTGGTCGACGAAGCTCACCGCTTACCTGATATTTATCAAGAAAATAAGAGCGTTTCTCTACCTATCACCATGTCTAAACGAAAAATCGAGAAATTCTCTACAGATGTGAGAACCTACCGTGAGCATTTAGAGAGTAGAGCCACTCAATCCTTTCCTCACTATGAGTTGATTAATGTTGAATTCGCGCTAGGCCAATTAGCGATGAGTTTAGAAAGCCTTGAAGATTATTTAAGTGAACAGACAAAAAATGACATGATTGATCGGAAGATTAACTTAGATTCAGCTGTCATAGCAGATGTTTTCTTCAAACGAACACTCAAGAAAATCAATCATCATATCGATGAGGTTGTCTTGACCGCTAAACGGTATCTTGATTCAACGGTTAGTTATGAAGAATCTGAGTTTAATAAACGTGTTCAAAATCTGATTATTAAAGTTGAGAAGCTGAGCTATCATTTGCTTTCTTTTGCCGATATATCAGAATTTGATTATGTTTCTTTAGAGCTTGATATGCAAGCTGTCCATCTTTTTTATAGCTTGAAAAAAGCCAACTGGAATAGCGGTCATCAGTTGCAAGAGCAGATTCAAGAAACGTTCTTAAAAACAGCCTATATTAGTGCGACCTTAATGACAGAAGAAGCGAAAGGTTACTCTGCAAGAAAATTAGGAATTGAAAAATTAGCTGATTACACTTATTCGTTTAAAAATGAGATCCAAAAAAATATGACCATCCTTGTTCCGTCTGATATTCCTAACTTGCATGAGACAGATTATCAAAAATGGACAAAATCAATCGCTCGTTTTATTGTGGAAACGGCAACTGAAAGCCCGCATAAAATGTTAATGCTCTTTAATGCCAATCAAGCATTAGAGGATGTCTTTAATCATGTTCGGAGTAACGCTGCTTACCGCGATAATGAGATAGAAGTATTAGCACAAGGATTCAGTGGGAGTAGAAAACGGATTTTCAGACGTTTTTCTGAGTCTAGTCAGGCTGTTTTGTTGGGAAGCGGCATGTATTGGGAAGGCATTGACTTTCCAGACCAGTCTATTGATGTCTTAGTTATTACACGACTGCCATTTGAGTCGCCAGCTAGCCCAGAAAACATTGCCATATCTGGTTACTTAGAAAGTGTTTCAAAAAATAGTTTTAAACAGGATTTATTACCAAAAATGTTATCTAAGTTTATGCAAGGAATCGGTCGGATTAATCGCAAGGATAGTGATGAGGGGTTAGTTATTTGTTTGGACAATCGGATTTTAGCTAGCTCATATGCTTATAAGATTAAGAAATTATTGCCAAGTGGCAGTGAATTGATTACGATGCCATTAGAATATGTCGAAGCTAAAATCAAAGAATTCACTAAAAAAGAGCGTGACTGA
- a CDS encoding cell wall elongation regulator TseB-like domain-containing protein — protein sequence MKRNIVMGLIVVLFVLIVSSYSILFYSQQPMDQAEIEVSQIAKENADIQKVENFYWYNGSNDTYFTVAGYTSENEYLYVMVKQDGGDMTVLNAEEVVTESEAKAILKSIKEPAKVLEARLGIEDNEPFWEVAYKDSNGQLEYVWLSVRTGELLKEYQSI from the coding sequence TTGAAGAGAAATATTGTAATGGGACTGATTGTTGTTCTTTTTGTATTAATTGTCAGCTCTTATTCTATTTTATTCTATTCGCAACAACCGATGGATCAAGCGGAGATAGAAGTATCTCAAATTGCTAAAGAGAATGCCGATATTCAGAAAGTAGAGAACTTTTATTGGTATAACGGCAGTAACGATACTTATTTCACTGTAGCAGGTTATACGTCTGAAAATGAGTACCTCTATGTGATGGTTAAGCAAGATGGTGGGGACATGACCGTACTTAACGCTGAAGAAGTTGTAACAGAGAGTGAAGCGAAGGCTATTCTTAAATCCATAAAAGAACCTGCTAAGGTGCTTGAAGCGCGTTTAGGTATCGAAGACAACGAACCTTTTTGGGAAGTTGCTTATAAAGATTCAAATGGTCAGTTAGAATATGTTTGGCTGTCAGTCAGAACAGGCGAACTATTAAAAGAATATCAAAGTATATAG
- a CDS encoding pyridoxal phosphate-dependent aminotransferase, with amino-acid sequence MFHISKRMSVIEESPTLATAAKVKEMKEKGKDIISLTVGEPDLNPPQEVKDAAIAAILDNRANHYTPTAGILPLRQAIVDYHHRYDGLDYQASQVIVTEGAKNALYTLFQVILDEGDEVLIPSPYWVSYTEQVKLAEGVPIIVTAKADNGFKVSVQELEEKRSARTKAIILNSPNNPTGTVYSKEELKELGNWAVKHDMIIVADEIYYRLCYNGNEAVSIASLSDEIKKQTFLINGVSKSYAMTGWRIGYTIGDQAIINKMVELSSHSTSNPAGPSQYGALAAISSSQDFVEEMRTIFEGRLNYVYPLIEKLPGFKVTKPQGAFYVFADCSEAAKMTGYQSVSDFALGLIEEAGVAVVAGEGFGAPNFIRISYTLEESVLLEAVNRMKQFIEMKKNN; translated from the coding sequence ATGTTCCACATTTCAAAACGAATGTCTGTGATTGAAGAATCTCCCACTTTAGCAACCGCTGCTAAAGTAAAAGAAATGAAGGAAAAAGGGAAAGATATTATTAGTTTAACAGTTGGGGAACCAGATTTGAATCCGCCGCAAGAAGTGAAAGATGCTGCTATTGCAGCTATTCTAGATAATCGGGCAAATCATTACACACCAACTGCGGGCATTTTGCCACTTCGTCAAGCCATTGTTGATTACCATCATCGTTATGATGGATTAGATTATCAAGCGAGCCAAGTTATTGTAACAGAAGGCGCAAAAAACGCCTTATATACCTTGTTTCAAGTCATCCTAGATGAGGGAGATGAAGTGTTAATTCCATCTCCTTACTGGGTTAGCTATACGGAACAAGTGAAGCTAGCAGAAGGTGTTCCTATTATTGTAACAGCAAAAGCGGACAACGGTTTTAAAGTTTCTGTTCAAGAATTGGAAGAAAAACGAAGCGCTCGTACAAAAGCCATTATTCTTAATTCGCCTAACAATCCAACCGGAACAGTTTATTCTAAAGAAGAATTAAAAGAGCTTGGAAATTGGGCAGTAAAACATGATATGATAATTGTTGCGGACGAAATCTATTACCGTCTTTGCTATAACGGAAATGAAGCTGTTTCGATTGCATCATTGTCTGATGAAATCAAGAAACAGACCTTCTTAATTAATGGTGTATCGAAAAGTTATGCCATGACCGGCTGGCGGATCGGTTATACGATTGGTGATCAAGCGATTATTAACAAGATGGTGGAGCTTTCAAGTCATTCAACATCAAATCCAGCTGGTCCAAGTCAATATGGTGCACTAGCAGCAATAAGCTCTAGCCAAGACTTTGTAGAAGAGATGAGAACGATTTTTGAAGGGCGGTTAAACTATGTTTACCCGTTGATTGAAAAACTACCCGGCTTCAAAGTAACGAAACCACAGGGTGCTTTCTATGTCTTCGCTGATTGTAGTGAAGCTGCTAAGATGACCGGTTATCAATCGGTTTCTGATTTTGCTCTCGGTTTGATTGAAGAAGCAGGAGTCGCGGTTGTAGCTGGAGAAGGATTTGGAGCACCAAACTTTATCCGAATTAGCTACACATTAGAAGAGTCTGTTTTACTAGAGGCTGTTAACCGTATGAAACAGTTTATAGAAATGAAAAAAAACAATTAA
- the asnS gene encoding asparagine--tRNA ligase has protein sequence MKQAKDFVGKEVKIGAWITNKRSSGKIAFLQLRDGDHYFQGIVVKNDVGEEIFDVAKSLTQETSVIVHGIVQEDSRSKLGYELLVQNIEVLGESHDYPITPKEHGTEFLMDHRHLWLRSSRQHAIMKIRNEIIRATYEFFNKEGFLKIDPPILTGSAPEGTTELFHTEYFDQEAYLSQSGQLYMEAAAMAFGKVFSFGPTFRAEKSKTRRHLIEFWMIEPEMAFMSQDDSLVVQENYVSFLVQSVLDNCDYYLDVLERDKEALKRYTQLPYDRISYDDAIALLNENGFDDIKWGDDFGSPHETFIANQSDRPVFILNYPKAIKPFYMKEHPDRDDVVLCADMIAPEGYGEIIGGSEREVYYDKLSEQIEKFGLSLEDYNWYLDLRRYGSVPHSGFGLGLERTVAWISGIEHIRESSPFPRLLNRIYP, from the coding sequence ATGAAACAAGCCAAAGATTTTGTTGGTAAAGAAGTAAAAATTGGAGCATGGATAACAAATAAACGTAGTAGTGGTAAAATTGCCTTCTTACAACTAAGAGATGGCGATCACTACTTCCAAGGGATCGTTGTTAAAAATGATGTCGGCGAAGAAATTTTCGACGTAGCTAAATCATTAACACAAGAAACATCTGTTATTGTGCATGGTATCGTTCAAGAAGATAGCCGTTCAAAATTAGGCTATGAATTACTTGTTCAAAATATTGAAGTTCTTGGTGAAAGCCATGACTACCCAATCACACCAAAGGAACATGGTACTGAATTCCTAATGGACCACCGCCATTTATGGTTACGTTCAAGTAGACAACATGCCATCATGAAAATTAGAAATGAAATTATCCGTGCAACTTACGAATTCTTTAATAAAGAGGGATTCTTAAAAATTGATCCACCTATTTTAACAGGAAGCGCACCAGAAGGAACAACTGAACTGTTCCATACGGAGTATTTTGACCAAGAGGCTTACTTATCACAAAGTGGTCAGCTTTATATGGAAGCTGCAGCAATGGCTTTTGGAAAAGTTTTCTCATTTGGACCAACATTCCGTGCTGAAAAATCAAAAACACGTCGTCACTTGATTGAATTTTGGATGATTGAGCCTGAAATGGCATTTATGTCTCAAGACGACAGCTTAGTTGTTCAAGAAAATTATGTTAGCTTCTTAGTACAATCTGTATTGGATAACTGTGATTACTATTTAGATGTGCTTGAACGTGATAAAGAGGCTCTAAAACGTTACACCCAACTACCTTACGACCGTATTTCTTACGATGATGCAATTGCGTTATTGAATGAGAATGGCTTCGACGATATTAAGTGGGGAGATGACTTTGGATCACCGCATGAAACATTCATCGCTAACCAATCTGATCGACCTGTCTTTATTTTAAATTATCCAAAAGCAATTAAACCATTCTACATGAAAGAACATCCAGATCGTGATGACGTTGTTCTATGTGCGGATATGATTGCGCCAGAAGGTTACGGCGAAATCATCGGCGGAAGTGAACGTGAAGTTTATTATGACAAACTAAGTGAACAAATTGAGAAATTTGGTTTAAGCTTAGAGGATTATAACTGGTATTTAGATTTAAGAAGATATGGTTCAGTTCCGCATTCTGGATTTGGCCTTGGATTAGAGCGTACAGTAGCTTGGATTTCAGGAATCGAACATATTCGCGAATCAAGCCCATTCCCACGTTTGTTAAACCGTATTTATCCATAA
- a CDS encoding DnaD domain-containing protein: protein MTDSLELWLASGQTVIHNSLLHHYATIGLDETELIFIIQMQSYLDQSVFFPNMAEIANRMGRREADIFSILHSLIQKNIISISTEKDDQGKVVDRYSLLPLYKKLQELLSRKKGQFEEKQQSINLLEIFQQEFGRLLTPIEMQTIGEWLDRDHYSQDIILEALREAVLNQKYSLKYIDRILLSWDKKNIRSSSQAKQETKRFAHSQYKEPTPTDDEEELIPLFNWLEE, encoded by the coding sequence ATGACTGATTCACTTGAATTATGGCTAGCTAGTGGTCAAACAGTTATTCATAACAGTTTGCTTCACCACTATGCGACAATTGGCTTAGATGAAACGGAGTTAATTTTTATTATTCAGATGCAAAGTTATCTTGATCAGTCTGTTTTTTTTCCAAATATGGCAGAAATAGCTAACCGCATGGGTAGGAGAGAGGCTGATATTTTTTCAATTCTTCATAGCCTTATCCAAAAGAATATTATCTCCATTTCAACTGAAAAAGATGATCAAGGTAAGGTTGTCGATCGCTATTCCTTACTACCTTTATATAAGAAGTTGCAAGAATTGCTGAGTCGGAAAAAAGGTCAGTTTGAAGAAAAACAGCAATCAATCAATTTACTTGAAATCTTCCAACAAGAATTTGGCCGCCTATTGACACCTATTGAAATGCAAACTATTGGTGAATGGCTCGATCGCGATCACTATTCTCAGGACATTATTTTAGAAGCTTTAAGAGAAGCAGTCTTAAACCAAAAATATAGCTTGAAATATATCGATCGCATTTTACTATCATGGGATAAGAAGAATATTCGCTCTTCTAGCCAAGCCAAGCAAGAAACCAAGCGATTTGCTCACTCGCAATATAAAGAACCAACTCCTACTGATGATGAAGAGGAACTGATTCCGCTGTTTAACTGGTTAGAAGAATAA
- a CDS encoding PBP1A family penicillin-binding protein, with product MPNNGQTRVSRSQKKQPKGRKKTVKKNKKGLWKKLFLGLIAIGFIGLLSGAGLFFYYASNSPEINRDELVDTIPSQLLDIDGDVFIEIGAGSQNQELVDMEDIPQVLADAIISIEDQRFYSHIGVDPIRIAGALIANVRGGGISQGGSTITQQLIKLAYFSTSEEDQTLERKAQEAWMSIQLEKELNKDEILALYINKVYMANNVYGMGTAAEYYFGKELSEINLSEAAILAGMPQAPSFYDPYLNPEETTERRDLVLYMMVENEKITQAEAQEAMSISVADGLVDHSNDTDLSLVVDAYIQLVMDEVREKTGLDVEMGGLVVQTNLDLDAQQRLYDIVNSDDYITFPDDELQTAATMVDVNTGAINAVIGNRKINNQLAVNYANQTIRSVGSTIKPLIDFAPAIEYLNYSTGSLIVDERWTYPSDGVELYNYDRLFKGDMTIRESLVDSRNVPAAKLLQEVGFDNANSFLNRLGIKIYNGNQQELVDSNAIGGEISNVNLAAAYGAFANGGTYYEPYTVQSVTASDGETFEFQSSGTEAMKDSTAYMVTDMLKDVIPQSAPEADISGLVHAGKTGTTDYLESELDSVGGVGVDNIGKDSWFVGYTPSHSIAVWLGYAQPLEYGNYLDYETRKITRYIYSELMSYVSQDLPYEDWTRPDSVVEATMEKFSNPVMKPGPNTPSNMTITELFVKGFEPTQVSKKYGEKLTAPTGLKASYGKDKKELTISWDAYKLTAEDNRTPQFTVTAGGQSQTTTETKIVIKNPQPGDIAISLIAKVGSNNSPAATITIKIEEEKEEEKEEEKPEESSSESQSSSSQAETSSEPASSVEESKPDESTPPANPAPEESSSQPAPTEPAG from the coding sequence ATGCCAAATAATGGGCAAACAAGAGTCTCTAGAAGTCAAAAAAAGCAACCTAAAGGCAGAAAAAAGACGGTAAAAAAGAATAAAAAAGGATTATGGAAGAAACTATTCCTCGGATTAATTGCCATTGGTTTTATTGGTCTTTTATCAGGAGCAGGCCTTTTCTTCTATTATGCATCAAACTCACCAGAAATAAATCGTGATGAATTAGTTGATACTATTCCATCACAATTACTTGATATAGATGGTGATGTCTTTATTGAAATTGGGGCTGGATCACAAAACCAAGAATTAGTTGATATGGAAGATATTCCTCAAGTCTTAGCAGATGCGATTATTTCTATTGAAGATCAACGCTTTTATAGCCACATTGGTGTCGATCCGATTCGAATAGCCGGAGCATTGATAGCTAACGTTCGCGGTGGCGGCATTTCTCAGGGTGGAAGTACGATTACTCAGCAGTTAATTAAACTAGCTTACTTCTCTACTTCTGAAGAAGATCAAACCCTTGAACGGAAAGCCCAAGAGGCGTGGATGTCCATTCAATTAGAAAAAGAATTAAATAAAGATGAAATTTTAGCGCTCTATATCAATAAGGTTTATATGGCAAACAATGTCTACGGTATGGGAACTGCTGCTGAATATTATTTTGGAAAAGAACTAAGTGAGATTAATTTAAGTGAAGCTGCCATTTTAGCAGGTATGCCACAAGCGCCTTCTTTCTATGATCCTTACCTTAATCCTGAAGAAACAACAGAAAGACGCGACCTTGTTTTATATATGATGGTTGAAAATGAGAAAATAACCCAAGCTGAAGCGCAAGAAGCAATGAGCATATCAGTAGCGGATGGTCTTGTTGATCACTCAAACGATACTGATCTTTCTTTAGTCGTCGATGCATACATTCAACTTGTTATGGACGAGGTAAGAGAAAAAACAGGTTTAGATGTTGAAATGGGTGGTTTAGTTGTTCAAACGAATTTAGATTTAGATGCACAACAACGCTTATATGATATTGTTAACTCCGATGACTACATTACTTTCCCAGATGACGAACTGCAAACAGCGGCCACTATGGTTGATGTTAATACAGGTGCCATTAATGCCGTTATTGGGAATCGGAAAATTAATAATCAATTAGCCGTTAACTACGCTAATCAAACGATTCGAAGTGTCGGATCAACCATCAAGCCGTTGATTGATTTTGCACCGGCGATAGAATACTTAAACTATTCAACTGGTAGCCTGATAGTCGATGAAAGATGGACTTACCCTTCTGATGGTGTTGAGCTCTATAACTACGATAGACTGTTTAAGGGCGATATGACAATCAGAGAATCTTTAGTCGATTCTAGAAACGTGCCTGCAGCAAAACTTCTTCAAGAAGTTGGCTTCGACAATGCTAATTCCTTTTTAAATCGCCTAGGCATCAAAATTTATAATGGTAATCAACAGGAACTAGTGGATTCAAATGCCATTGGTGGAGAAATTTCAAATGTTAATCTAGCTGCTGCTTATGGTGCCTTTGCAAATGGTGGTACTTATTATGAGCCATATACCGTTCAATCCGTAACAGCATCTGACGGCGAAACATTTGAGTTCCAATCATCAGGAACAGAAGCGATGAAGGACTCAACAGCTTATATGGTAACAGATATGCTGAAAGATGTTATTCCACAAAGCGCTCCTGAAGCCGACATTAGTGGTCTAGTACATGCTGGAAAAACAGGCACAACTGACTACTTGGAAAGTGAGTTAGATTCCGTTGGCGGCGTTGGCGTAGATAATATTGGGAAAGATTCTTGGTTTGTTGGTTATACACCAAGTCACTCAATAGCAGTTTGGCTGGGGTACGCTCAACCACTGGAATACGGCAATTACCTTGATTATGAAACACGAAAAATTACCCGTTATATTTACAGTGAATTAATGAGTTACGTTTCGCAAGATTTACCGTATGAAGATTGGACGAGACCTGATTCAGTGGTAGAAGCAACTATGGAAAAATTCTCGAATCCAGTTATGAAACCTGGTCCAAACACCCCTTCAAATATGACGATTACAGAATTATTTGTCAAAGGGTTTGAGCCTACTCAAGTTTCTAAAAAATATGGTGAGAAGCTAACCGCACCTACTGGGTTAAAAGCCTCTTACGGTAAGGATAAAAAAGAATTAACTATTTCATGGGATGCTTATAAACTAACAGCTGAAGATAACCGTACGCCACAGTTTACTGTTACGGCTGGTGGACAAAGTCAAACGACAACCGAAACAAAAATTGTTATTAAAAATCCTCAGCCAGGAGATATTGCCATTAGCTTGATCGCCAAAGTTGGTTCTAACAACTCACCTGCTGCGACTATTACTATAAAGATTGAAGAGGAAAAAGAGGAAGAAAAAGAAGAGGAGAAACCTGAAGAATCTTCAAGCGAAAGCCAGTCTTCAAGTTCTCAAGCAGAAACTTCCTCAGAACCGGCTTCAAGTGTTGAAGAATCAAAACCTGATGAGTCAACTCCTCCAGCAAACCCAGCTCCAGAGGAATCTAGCAGTCAACCTGCTCCAACCGAGCCTGCTGGTTAA
- the recU gene encoding Holliday junction resolvase RecU — MNYPNGKTYINNQPSSKKTKADRPVQYGKRGMTLEEEITQSNTFYLERQVAVIHKKPTPIQVVKVDYPKRSAAVIKEAYYRQSSTTDFNGIYRGFYIDFEAKETRNKQSFPLKNVHDHQIIHMDHCQKQGGICFVMIRFSELNRVFLLESHFLSEFWSNQHKADGRKSIPLSFIEEYGYEISYGYQPILDYLKVVDDIIKKKTEVNQHAK, encoded by the coding sequence ATGAACTATCCAAATGGAAAAACGTATATAAACAACCAACCTTCTTCAAAGAAAACAAAAGCAGATCGCCCTGTCCAATATGGCAAGCGCGGGATGACATTGGAGGAAGAAATCACACAATCAAATACGTTTTACTTGGAGCGACAAGTGGCGGTCATTCACAAAAAGCCAACGCCTATCCAAGTTGTCAAAGTGGATTATCCAAAGAGAAGTGCTGCGGTCATTAAAGAAGCTTATTATCGGCAATCATCAACAACTGACTTTAATGGCATTTATCGTGGTTTTTATATTGATTTTGAGGCTAAGGAAACACGCAACAAGCAATCTTTTCCCCTCAAAAACGTCCATGACCATCAAATTATTCATATGGACCACTGTCAAAAACAAGGCGGGATTTGTTTTGTCATGATTCGTTTTTCTGAATTAAATCGTGTTTTTCTATTAGAAAGCCACTTTTTATCAGAGTTTTGGTCCAATCAACATAAAGCTGATGGTCGTAAATCCATTCCCCTGTCGTTTATAGAGGAATATGGCTATGAAATTTCATACGGCTACCAACCCATCCTCGATTATCTAAAAGTTGTTGATGATATTATCAAAAAGAAAACAGAGGTGAATCAACATGCCAAATAA